In Bacillus sp. SB49, a single window of DNA contains:
- a CDS encoding putative polysaccharide biosynthesis protein, producing MSKILKGTILLTAGTFLSKFLGMIYTVPFENMVGTEGTDLFSIAYVPYSILLSLSSMGVPVAVSKFVSKYNSLGDYETGRRMLKAGMTLMSITGVLAFLMLFFSAEQVAVWTIGEESERLGQATMVIQMVSFALLVIPPMSITRGFFQGYESMAPTAVSQVVEQIVRIVFLLGSVFVIMQLMQGPMPRAVGFATFAAFIGGLASCLVLYLYWRKRKPYLDRQLEAQEYTSGLSNKEMFKELFSYAGPFILVGIATPLYQLVDQFTMEKAIRASGEAYNNAFSIINFLSHKLIMIPVTLGLGLSLALLPAITQAFTKNEMNRLNHQINQALQIVALLIIPAVVGLSVVALEAYGTFYGVDEVTYRGDLLRWYAPVGLFLALYTVTSSILQGINKQNFAVVSLGTGIMLKIALNWWLIQLMGAKGAIVATGIGVAAAVVLNFWRIFTTIEFDFRQLFKRTLLVLILTVLMAFVVIAVKWLFSLFLDPTENRLHAMIVLLFSIGIGGIAYLWMAYKTTLLERILGGRVRFLDKFLKRR from the coding sequence ATGTCGAAGATTCTTAAAGGTACCATTTTGTTGACAGCAGGAACATTCTTATCGAAGTTTCTTGGTATGATCTATACCGTCCCGTTTGAAAATATGGTAGGTACGGAAGGGACCGACTTGTTTTCCATCGCTTATGTCCCTTACAGTATCCTTCTTAGTTTATCAAGTATGGGCGTTCCTGTCGCCGTTTCTAAATTTGTTTCTAAATACAATTCGTTAGGTGATTATGAAACGGGAAGAAGAATGCTGAAAGCCGGAATGACGCTTATGTCCATTACCGGTGTCCTGGCTTTCCTCATGTTGTTCTTCTCGGCTGAACAAGTCGCTGTATGGACCATCGGAGAAGAGTCAGAGAGACTTGGCCAGGCTACTATGGTCATTCAAATGGTCAGTTTTGCTCTGTTAGTCATTCCACCGATGAGTATTACCAGAGGGTTCTTCCAAGGATATGAATCCATGGCACCGACGGCCGTATCACAGGTGGTCGAGCAGATTGTACGGATTGTCTTCCTGCTCGGCTCTGTCTTTGTTATTATGCAGCTGATGCAGGGTCCGATGCCTAGAGCCGTCGGCTTCGCTACTTTCGCTGCATTCATTGGTGGTCTTGCGTCCTGCCTTGTGCTGTATCTCTACTGGAGGAAGCGTAAGCCGTATTTGGACCGCCAGCTGGAAGCGCAGGAGTACACAAGCGGCTTGTCCAATAAAGAAATGTTCAAAGAATTATTTAGTTATGCGGGACCGTTTATTCTTGTCGGTATCGCGACACCACTTTATCAGCTAGTCGACCAGTTTACGATGGAGAAGGCGATCCGGGCTTCTGGAGAAGCATACAATAATGCATTCTCTATAATAAACTTCCTTAGTCATAAGCTGATCATGATTCCGGTGACGCTTGGTCTTGGCTTGTCCCTTGCTCTCTTGCCCGCCATCACCCAGGCGTTTACTAAAAATGAAATGAACCGGTTAAATCATCAGATCAATCAGGCATTACAGATCGTCGCTTTGTTGATCATCCCTGCTGTTGTCGGGCTTTCCGTCGTAGCATTGGAAGCATACGGGACATTTTACGGCGTTGATGAGGTTACCTATCGCGGAGACTTGCTTCGCTGGTATGCTCCTGTTGGACTGTTCCTGGCACTTTACACGGTCACTTCATCCATTCTGCAGGGAATTAATAAGCAGAATTTCGCGGTCGTCAGTCTTGGAACAGGCATTATGCTGAAAATCGCCTTAAACTGGTGGCTCATCCAGCTGATGGGCGCAAAAGGTGCCATCGTAGCAACAGGCATCGGCGTTGCTGCCGCTGTCGTTCTAAACTTCTGGCGTATTTTCACGACGATAGAATTCGACTTTCGTCAGCTGTTTAAACGGACGCTGCTGGTGCTGATTTTAACAGTGCTTATGGCTTTCGTGGTGATCGCTGTGAAATGGCTGTTCAGTCTGTTTCTTGATCCTACGGAAAACAGACTGCATGCGATGATCGTCTTACTCTTCAGTATAGGCATCGGTGGTATCGCATATTTGTGGATGGCTTATAAAACAACATTGCTCGAACGAATTCTTGGGGGCAGAGTCCGCTTCCTTGATAAATTTCTAAAACGCAGGTAA
- a CDS encoding DeoR family transcriptional regulator: MNQPSSRMLNRIKAVYLYIRDRGTVTTNELADEFGITDRTMQRDLSVLEYNGLVSSPHRGKWTITEKRVKIS, encoded by the coding sequence TTGAATCAACCATCATCCCGCATGCTCAACCGTATCAAGGCTGTCTACCTTTACATTAGAGACAGAGGTACAGTTACGACAAATGAGTTAGCAGATGAGTTCGGTATAACCGATCGTACGATGCAAAGAGACCTGAGCGTTTTGGAATACAACGGATTAGTTTCTAGTCCTCACCGTGGAAAGTGGACAATCACTGAAAAGAGAGTTAAAATATCCTGA
- a CDS encoding NAD(P)/FAD-dependent oxidoreductase: MSYQVTVIGGGPSGLMAAIAAAEQGVKTLLIDKGRKLGTKLAISGGGRCNVTNRLPEEEVIKHIPGNGKFLYSPFSVFNNHDIIDFFEGLGVALKEEDHGRMFPVSNKAKDVVQALLNRLDELGVEVRKETPVEAIHYGEESHQVLLKSKEKIETKGLILAVGGKAVPHTGSTGDGYAWAKKAGHTITTLFPTEVPLLSKDAFIKSKTLQGLSLRDPAVSVLNSKGKNIVTHKMDMLFTHFGISGPAVLRCSQYVVKELMKGNKSVTVEIDALPEEKEEQIIQQLQKETKDQAKKTFRNVVKGMVPERFLDYVMAQADISQEEKAANISNQQLRSFVGLLKHFQVNVYDSQPLEKAFVTGGGVSIKEIVPNTMQSKLMHGLYFCGEILDIHGYTGGYNITSAMVTGRVAGMHAAWEAMGS, from the coding sequence ATGAGTTATCAAGTTACCGTCATCGGCGGAGGACCATCTGGGCTGATGGCGGCTATCGCTGCAGCTGAACAGGGTGTGAAAACACTTTTGATCGATAAGGGAAGAAAACTGGGCACGAAGCTTGCTATATCCGGAGGAGGACGCTGTAATGTTACGAACCGGCTTCCGGAAGAAGAAGTGATTAAGCATATTCCGGGAAATGGAAAATTCTTATACAGTCCTTTTTCCGTCTTTAACAATCACGATATCATCGATTTTTTTGAAGGCTTAGGAGTAGCATTAAAAGAAGAAGATCACGGACGGATGTTTCCTGTAAGTAATAAAGCCAAGGATGTCGTCCAGGCATTATTGAACAGATTGGACGAGTTGGGCGTGGAAGTACGTAAAGAAACACCTGTGGAGGCCATCCATTATGGGGAAGAATCTCATCAAGTTCTTTTGAAATCCAAAGAAAAGATTGAAACAAAGGGACTGATCCTTGCTGTAGGTGGAAAAGCTGTCCCGCATACCGGTTCCACAGGGGACGGATACGCATGGGCGAAGAAAGCCGGCCACACCATTACGACTCTGTTCCCGACCGAAGTCCCTTTACTATCCAAGGATGCTTTTATTAAATCAAAAACACTTCAAGGATTATCGCTAAGAGACCCGGCCGTCTCCGTTCTCAATAGCAAAGGAAAGAACATCGTTACTCACAAAATGGATATGCTCTTTACCCATTTCGGCATTTCCGGGCCGGCAGTTCTTAGGTGCTCCCAATATGTAGTCAAAGAATTAATGAAAGGGAACAAATCCGTTACGGTTGAAATTGACGCGCTCCCGGAAGAAAAAGAAGAACAAATCATTCAACAGCTTCAGAAGGAAACGAAAGATCAGGCAAAGAAAACCTTCCGAAATGTTGTAAAAGGGATGGTACCGGAGCGATTCCTTGATTATGTTATGGCTCAGGCGGACATCTCTCAAGAAGAAAAAGCCGCAAATATATCGAACCAGCAGCTTCGTTCCTTTGTCGGGTTGCTGAAGCATTTTCAAGTAAATGTTTATGATTCCCAGCCATTAGAGAAGGCATTTGTTACAGGTGGTGGAGTATCCATTAAAGAAATTGTCCCTAACACGATGCAGTCCAAACTTATGCATGGTTTGTATTTCTGCGGGGAAATCTTAGATATCCACGGCTATACAGGGGGATACAACATAACGTCTGCAATGGTTACAGGCCGTGTAGCGGGCATGCACGCCGCCTGGGAAGCAATGGGTTCATAA
- a CDS encoding pseudouridine synthase, giving the protein MRIDKLLANMGYGTRKEVKALLKGSNVRVNGEPEKSPKAHVDPDIDQVTVMGEPVEYREFIYLMMNKPGDLISATEDAHDMTVIDILQPEDQVFDPFPVGRLDKDTEGLLLITNDGHLNHRLTSPKKDVGKTYFAVIEGEVTDEDVRKFAQGVLLDDGYHTKPGELNIITAGPTSEIELTITEGKFHQVKRMFESVGKKVTYLKRIRMGELALDEELELGEYRELTEEEIHYLQNITKQN; this is encoded by the coding sequence GTGAGAATTGATAAATTGCTGGCGAACATGGGATACGGAACGAGAAAAGAGGTCAAGGCGCTTTTGAAAGGATCGAATGTACGCGTGAACGGGGAGCCCGAGAAAAGCCCGAAAGCACACGTCGATCCTGATATAGACCAGGTGACGGTCATGGGAGAGCCTGTGGAATACCGGGAATTCATCTATTTGATGATGAACAAGCCGGGGGACCTTATATCGGCTACGGAAGATGCTCATGATATGACTGTGATCGATATTCTCCAGCCGGAGGATCAAGTATTCGATCCGTTTCCTGTAGGTCGCCTGGATAAAGACACGGAAGGCCTCTTGCTCATCACTAACGATGGGCATTTGAACCACCGTCTTACTTCACCGAAGAAAGACGTAGGGAAAACGTACTTCGCCGTGATAGAAGGGGAAGTGACGGATGAGGATGTCCGTAAGTTCGCCCAAGGTGTTCTACTTGATGATGGATACCATACGAAACCCGGCGAGTTGAACATTATCACAGCCGGTCCAACTTCTGAAATCGAACTGACGATTACGGAGGGGAAATTCCATCAAGTGAAAAGGATGTTCGAATCCGTTGGTAAGAAAGTGACTTATTTGAAGCGGATACGCATGGGGGAACTTGCTCTCGATGAAGAACTGGAGCTCGGTGAGTACCGGGAGCTGACAGAGGAAGAGATCCATTATCTGCAGAACATTACGAAGCAAAATTAA
- a CDS encoding potassium channel family protein: MYLLRKFFRKMVHINNYILFGASALLIILSTILIVLVESDTFPTLFDGFWWVMTTVTTVGYGDFYPVTVAGRLIAILLYVIGIGLIGIVIGKIIDGLAVFRKKRLEGNIVYKEKGHFVIIGWSSKAKYAVKEMLDTDEICEIVLIDQLNAAPVLAENIHYIKGDASDLATLQKANVPYAKAVIVFADEQADKQTADGKTLLIASSIESISTHVHTIVEVMDEKHIPNFKHADVDEFIVSNEMISSLAVRSAFRKGVTGIYGQLLRRSVGEDLFHVPVRSNWKKYRDAFEALLNEGATLIADRNDLAINRKLEQELPEDAELYVVCDKKTYNHIITKGE, translated from the coding sequence ATGTATCTGTTAAGAAAGTTCTTTAGGAAAATGGTTCATATTAATAATTACATATTGTTTGGTGCGAGTGCCCTGCTCATTATCTTATCTACCATTCTAATCGTTCTTGTGGAAAGTGATACCTTTCCGACATTATTTGATGGTTTCTGGTGGGTAATGACAACGGTGACGACAGTAGGTTACGGTGACTTTTATCCGGTGACTGTCGCGGGTAGACTTATCGCTATCCTATTATATGTGATCGGAATTGGACTTATCGGTATTGTTATTGGAAAAATAATCGACGGCCTTGCTGTTTTCAGAAAAAAACGTTTGGAGGGGAATATTGTGTATAAAGAAAAGGGACATTTCGTCATTATCGGTTGGTCTTCAAAAGCAAAATATGCCGTCAAAGAGATGCTGGATACGGATGAAATATGTGAGATCGTCCTCATTGATCAACTGAACGCAGCACCTGTTCTCGCGGAGAACATTCATTACATAAAAGGGGACGCTTCGGATCTTGCAACACTGCAGAAAGCCAATGTTCCTTATGCCAAAGCCGTCATTGTCTTTGCTGATGAACAGGCTGACAAGCAAACCGCAGACGGGAAGACGCTCCTGATCGCTTCTTCCATCGAATCGATATCCACCCACGTCCATACCATTGTGGAAGTGATGGATGAAAAACACATCCCTAATTTCAAACACGCGGACGTCGATGAGTTCATCGTGTCAAACGAAATGATTTCTTCTCTCGCTGTACGTTCAGCTTTTCGCAAAGGGGTGACGGGTATATATGGACAATTGCTCCGAAGGTCTGTAGGCGAAGATTTGTTTCATGTGCCTGTCCGTTCCAATTGGAAAAAGTACCGCGATGCATTTGAAGCTTTGCTTAATGAAGGGGCAACCCTGATTGCAGATAGAAACGACCTGGCAATTAACCGTAAGCTGGAGCAGGAACTGCCGGAAGATGCTGAACTCTATGTAGTCTGCGACAAAAAAACATATAATCACATCATTACAAAAGGGGAATAA